The following are from one region of the Bos mutus isolate GX-2022 chromosome 18, NWIPB_WYAK_1.1, whole genome shotgun sequence genome:
- the TMEM143 gene encoding transmembrane protein 143 isoform X1, which translates to MLHVTRGVWGSLVRVWPLLPSFLGHSRALSSLEAKMGEYRKMWNPTEPRDWAQQYRERHIPFSKEQLLRLLIQEFHSTPAEKAALEEFTAHLDFCTLFHYHHVLTQLQALYDPINPDRETLDQPSLTDPQRLSNEKEVLQALEPLLAQANFSPLTEDTLAYALVVHHPQDEVQVTINLDQYIYMHFWALGQRVGKMPRKSSVGSKRFFFKSPPAERRYFKRVILAARTKKGHLVLKSFKDTPLEGLEQLLPELKVRTSTLQRAILNVTLIVSGVAFFVNVGMVVLSDLKMATSLLLLLFAAFMGLRAAKMFGHRRSAQALELAHMLYYRSTSNNAELLSALVLRAQDEHTKETLLAHSFLARRPGGAKGPPEAETSQWLQSEVENWLLAQSGCDVAFNGKRALAHLQALPPTVGMYPPPGLPKLDLLATISSPKSAPSDDNSLEKPLGPAQPSHLVGN; encoded by the exons ATGCTGCATGTGACCCGAGGGGTCTGGGGATCCCTTGTCCGAGTATGGCCTCTGTTGCCCTCGTTTCTCGGTCACTCCCGGGCCCTGTCATCGCTGGAGGCCAAGATGGGGGAGTACCGCAAGATGTGGAACCCCACGGAGCCCCGCGACTGGGCCCAGCAATACCGCGAACGGCACATCCCGTTCTCCAAAGAGCAGCTGCTCCGCCTCCTGATACAG GAGTTCCATTCCACTCCTGCGGAGAAGGCTGCCTTGGAGGAGTTCACAGCCCACCTGGACTTTTGTACCTTGTTCCACTACCATCACGTCCTGACCCAGCTGCAG GCCTTGTATGACCCCATCAACCCGGACAGGGAGACTCTTGACCAGCCTTCACTTACAGACCCTCAGCGTCTGTCCAATGAGAAGGAAGTGCTTCAGGCCCTGGAGCCCCTGCTGGCCCAGGCCAACTTCTCCCCACTCACGGAGGACACCCTGGCCTACGCTCTGGTGGTCCATCACCCTCAGGATGAGGTCCAG GTGACAATAAATTTGGACCAGTATATCTACATGCATTTCTGGGCCTTGGGCCAgcgagttgggaagatgccccgtAAGTCCAGCGTGGGCTCCAAGCGTTTCTTCTTCAAATCACCCCCTGCAGAGAG GAGATACTTTAAGCGGGTGATACTAGCAGCCCGAACGAAGAAGGGTCACTTAGTGCTGAAGAGCTTCAAGGATACACCATTGGAGGGTCTGGAGCAGCTGCTGCCCGAGCTGAAGGTGCGCACGTCCACCCTGCAGCGTGCCATCCTCAACGTCACACTGATCGTCTCGGGTGTAGCGTTCTTTGTCAACGTGGGCATGGTGGTGCTCTCTGACCTCAAGATGGCCAcctccctgttgctgctgctcttCGCTGCTTTCATGGGCCTGCGGGCCGCCAAG ATGTTCGGACATCGGCGCAGCGCGCAGGCGCTGGAGCTGGCGCACATGCTCTACTACCGCAGCACGTCCAACAACGCAGAGCTGCTCAGCGCCCTAGTCCTGCGCGCACAGGACGAGCACACCAAAGAGACGCTGCTTGCGCACAGCTTCCTGGCCCGGCGGCCCGGGGGGGCAAAGGGCCCGCCGGAAG CAGAGACCTCCCAGTGGCTCCAGTCGGAGGTGGAGAACTGGCTTCTAGCCCAGTCAGGCTGTGACGTGGCCTTCAACGGAAAGAGGGCCTTGGCCCACCTGCAAGCCCTGCCCCCCACCGTCGGAATGTACCCGCCCCCGGGCCTCCCCAAACTAGACCTGTTGGCTACTATCTCTTCCCCCAAGTCCGCACCTAGCGATGACAACTCCTTAGAGAAACCTCTCGGCCCAGCCCAACCCAGCcacctggttgggaactaa
- the TMEM143 gene encoding transmembrane protein 143 isoform X2 — MLHVTRGVWGSLVRVWPLLPSFLGHSRALSSLEAKMGEYRKMWNPTEPRDWAQQYRERHIPFSKEQLLRLLIQEFHSTPAEKAALEEFTAHLDFCTLFHYHHVLTQLQALYDPINPDRETLDQPSLTDPQRLSNEKEVLQALEPLLAQANFSPLTEDTLAYALVVHHPQDEVQVTINLDQYIYMHFWALGQRVGKMPRKSSVGSKRFFFKSPPAERRYFKRVILAARTKKGHLVLKSFKDTPLEGLEQLLPELKVRTSTLQRAILNVTLIVSGVAFFVNVGMVVLSDLKMATSLLLLLFAAFMGLRAAKMFGHRRSAQALELAHMLYYRSTSNNAELLSALVLRAQDEHTKETLLAHSFLARRPGGAKGPPEETSQWLQSEVENWLLAQSGCDVAFNGKRALAHLQALPPTVGMYPPPGLPKLDLLATISSPKSAPSDDNSLEKPLGPAQPSHLVGN; from the exons ATGCTGCATGTGACCCGAGGGGTCTGGGGATCCCTTGTCCGAGTATGGCCTCTGTTGCCCTCGTTTCTCGGTCACTCCCGGGCCCTGTCATCGCTGGAGGCCAAGATGGGGGAGTACCGCAAGATGTGGAACCCCACGGAGCCCCGCGACTGGGCCCAGCAATACCGCGAACGGCACATCCCGTTCTCCAAAGAGCAGCTGCTCCGCCTCCTGATACAG GAGTTCCATTCCACTCCTGCGGAGAAGGCTGCCTTGGAGGAGTTCACAGCCCACCTGGACTTTTGTACCTTGTTCCACTACCATCACGTCCTGACCCAGCTGCAG GCCTTGTATGACCCCATCAACCCGGACAGGGAGACTCTTGACCAGCCTTCACTTACAGACCCTCAGCGTCTGTCCAATGAGAAGGAAGTGCTTCAGGCCCTGGAGCCCCTGCTGGCCCAGGCCAACTTCTCCCCACTCACGGAGGACACCCTGGCCTACGCTCTGGTGGTCCATCACCCTCAGGATGAGGTCCAG GTGACAATAAATTTGGACCAGTATATCTACATGCATTTCTGGGCCTTGGGCCAgcgagttgggaagatgccccgtAAGTCCAGCGTGGGCTCCAAGCGTTTCTTCTTCAAATCACCCCCTGCAGAGAG GAGATACTTTAAGCGGGTGATACTAGCAGCCCGAACGAAGAAGGGTCACTTAGTGCTGAAGAGCTTCAAGGATACACCATTGGAGGGTCTGGAGCAGCTGCTGCCCGAGCTGAAGGTGCGCACGTCCACCCTGCAGCGTGCCATCCTCAACGTCACACTGATCGTCTCGGGTGTAGCGTTCTTTGTCAACGTGGGCATGGTGGTGCTCTCTGACCTCAAGATGGCCAcctccctgttgctgctgctcttCGCTGCTTTCATGGGCCTGCGGGCCGCCAAG ATGTTCGGACATCGGCGCAGCGCGCAGGCGCTGGAGCTGGCGCACATGCTCTACTACCGCAGCACGTCCAACAACGCAGAGCTGCTCAGCGCCCTAGTCCTGCGCGCACAGGACGAGCACACCAAAGAGACGCTGCTTGCGCACAGCTTCCTGGCCCGGCGGCCCGGGGGGGCAAAGGGCCCGCCGGAAG AGACCTCCCAGTGGCTCCAGTCGGAGGTGGAGAACTGGCTTCTAGCCCAGTCAGGCTGTGACGTGGCCTTCAACGGAAAGAGGGCCTTGGCCCACCTGCAAGCCCTGCCCCCCACCGTCGGAATGTACCCGCCCCCGGGCCTCCCCAAACTAGACCTGTTGGCTACTATCTCTTCCCCCAAGTCCGCACCTAGCGATGACAACTCCTTAGAGAAACCTCTCGGCCCAGCCCAACCCAGCcacctggttgggaactaa
- the EMP3 gene encoding epithelial membrane protein 3, whose product MSLLLLVVSALHILILILLFVATLDKSWWTLPGKESLNLWYDCTWNSDNKTWACSNVSENGWLKAVQVLMVLSLILCCLSFILFMFQLYTMRRGGLFYATGFCQLCTSVAVFTGALIYAIHAEEILADRPSGGSFGYCFALAWVAFPLALASGIIYIHLRKRE is encoded by the exons ATGTCTCTCCTCCTGCTGGTGGTCTCTGCCCTCCACATCCTCATTCTCATCCTGCTTTTCGTGGCCACTTTGGACAAG TCCTGGTGGACTCTCCCCGGCAAGGAGTCCCTGAATCTCTGGTACGACTGCACATGGAATAGTGACAACAAAACGTGGGCCTGCAGTAACGTCAGTGAGAACG GCTGGCTGAAGGCAGTACAAGTCCTCATGGTGCTttccctcatcctctgctgtctgtCCTTCATCCTGTTCATGTTCCAGCTCTACACCATGCGGCGAGGAGGGCTATTCTATGCCACTGGCTTCTGCCAGCTTTGCACCA GCGTGGCGGTGTTTACCGGGGCGCTGATCTACGCCATTCATGCCGAAGAGATTCTGGCGGACCGCCCGTCGGGGGGCAGCTTTGGTTACTGCTTCGCCCTGGCCTGGGTGGCCTTCCCCCTCGCCCTGGCCAGCGGCATCATCTACATCCACTTGCGGAAGCGGGAGTGA